The Rhododendron vialii isolate Sample 1 chromosome 6a, ASM3025357v1 genome includes a window with the following:
- the LOC131331385 gene encoding mitochondrial uncoupling protein 5-like — MGAKGFVEGGIASIIAGCSTHPLDLIKVRMQLQGENHAAPNPNHHIQLRPAFAFNSSTIAAPGGHLLHIPSPPPPPKAGPVSVGLKIFQTEGVAGLFSGVSATVLRQTLYSTTRMGLYEVFKQKWSDPNSGTLPLGRKIAAGLIAGGIGAAVGNPADVAMVRMQADGRLPASQRRNYKSVVDAISQMAKQEGVTSLWRGSSLTVNRAMIVTASQLASYDQFKETILEKGLMKDGLGTHVTASFAAGFVASVASNPVDVIKTRVMNMRVEAGMAPPYSGALDCALKTVRAEGPMALYKGFIPTISRQGPFTVVLFVTLEQVRKLLKDF; from the coding sequence ATGGGTGCCAAAGGTTTTGTCGAGGGAGGTATTGCTTCCATCATCGCTGGTTGCTCCACCCACCCACTTGATCTAATCAAGGTCCGGATGCAGTTACAGGGCGAAAACCACGCTGCCCCCAACCCCAACCACCACATCCAGCTCCGCCCCGCCTTCGCTTTCAACTCCTCCACCATCGCCGCCCCAGGAGGCCACCTCCTCCATATCCCATCACCACCCCCGCCGCCCAAGGCTGGTCCCGTCTCCGTTGGCCTCAAGATTTTCCAAACGGAAGGCGTGGCTGGCTTGTTCTCCGGCGTCTCCGCCACCGTCCTCCGACAGACTTTGTACTCCACCACCCGTATGGGCCTCTACGAGGTTTTTAAACAGAAGTGGTCCGACCCCAATTCGGGTACCCTTCCTCTGGGCCGGAAAATAGCAGCCGGGTTAATAGCCGGTGGTATCGGCGCGGCTGTTGGCAACCCAGCCGATGTAGCCATGGTCCGGATGCAAGCCGACGGTCGGCTCCCGGCTTCTCAGCGGCGCAACTACAAGAGCGTAGTCGATGCTATTTCCCAAATGGCCAAACAAGAGGGAGTTACTAGCCTGTGGCGCGGCTCGTCCCTTACGGTAAACCGCGCCATGATCGTGACCGCGTCGCAGCTGGCATCGTACGATCAGTTCAAGGAGACCATATTGGAGAAGGGTTTGATGAAGGACGGGCTGGGGACCCACGTCACGGCGAGCTTCGCGGCGGGGTTTGTGGCGTCGGTGGCGTCGAATCCGGTGGATGTGATCAAGACTAGAGTTATGAACATGAGGGTGGAGGCAGGGATGGCACCACCGTATAGTGGGGCACTTGATTGTGCTTTGAAGACTGTTAGGGCAGAGGGGCCAATGGCCCTCTACAAGGGGTTTATTCCCACCATTTCGAGGCAGGGGCCTTTCACTGTGGTATTGTTTGTGACCCTTGAACAGGTCAGAAAGCTTCTCAAGGATTTTTGA
- the LOC131331386 gene encoding uncharacterized protein LOC131331386 isoform X2, with amino-acid sequence MEVEALGLNRVGSEKDRLRVKRKTLEAVLQNCQRALELLGNADDCGGGNDDGDCSDSDVDAAEASGRDKETDELCDLLKSRVECPDFLEKLESAQASAPQNMAEEGSSWDMVSDNDLWEEGNSEPDQEDYVLVRQEDIVEGIACFMAAYLLSLKQTKDLTPNQLQDALSKTFSVKKKKGKLRKAWDGSKVIYNVASWGATAIGIYQNPALLRAASAAFWTSCHVISKLF; translated from the exons atggaggtCGAGGCGTTAGGGTTGAATCGGGTCGGGTCGGAGAAGGATCGCCTTCGCGTGAAGAGGAAGACGTTGGAAGCTGTGCTTCAGAATTGTCAGAGAGCTCTCGAGTTGCTCGGTAACGCCGACGATTGCGGCGGCGGTAACGACGACGGCGACTGCAGCGACAGCGATGTGGATGCCGCCGAGGCCTCCGGCCGCGATAAGGAGACGGACGAG TTGTGTGATCTTCTCAAATCGAGAGTTGAATGTCCTGATTTCCTTGAAAAGCTAGAAAGTGCACAAGCATCAGCTCCGCAAAATATGGCTG AAGAAGGTAGTTCATGGGACATGGTCAGCGATAATGATCTATGGGAAGAAGGAAATTCCGAGCCGGACCAAGAAGACTATGTTTTGGTTAGGCAGGAAGATATAGTCGAGGGTATAGCATGCTTCATGGCAGCCTACCTGTTATCCCTTAAACAGACTAAG GATTTGACTCCTAATCAACTCCAAGATG CACTGAGCAAAACATTCTCtgtgaagaagaaaaagggaaagcttcGAAAGGCTTGGGATGGGAGCAAAGTCATTTACAATGTAGCATCTTGGGGAGCAACGGCCATTGG GATTTACCAAAACCCGGCGCTTCTCAGGGCTGCCTCAGCAGCCTTCTGGACTTCTTGCCATGTCATATCAAAGCTCTTTTAG
- the LOC131331386 gene encoding uncharacterized protein LOC131331386 isoform X1 yields the protein MEVEALGLNRVGSEKDRLRVKRKTLEAVLQNCQRALELLGNADDCGGGNDDGDCSDSDVDAAEASGRDKETDELCDLLKSRVECPDFLEKLESAQASAPQNMAAEEGSSWDMVSDNDLWEEGNSEPDQEDYVLVRQEDIVEGIACFMAAYLLSLKQTKDLTPNQLQDALSKTFSVKKKKGKLRKAWDGSKVIYNVASWGATAIGIYQNPALLRAASAAFWTSCHVISKLF from the exons atggaggtCGAGGCGTTAGGGTTGAATCGGGTCGGGTCGGAGAAGGATCGCCTTCGCGTGAAGAGGAAGACGTTGGAAGCTGTGCTTCAGAATTGTCAGAGAGCTCTCGAGTTGCTCGGTAACGCCGACGATTGCGGCGGCGGTAACGACGACGGCGACTGCAGCGACAGCGATGTGGATGCCGCCGAGGCCTCCGGCCGCGATAAGGAGACGGACGAG TTGTGTGATCTTCTCAAATCGAGAGTTGAATGTCCTGATTTCCTTGAAAAGCTAGAAAGTGCACAAGCATCAGCTCCGCAAAATATGGCTG CAGAAGAAGGTAGTTCATGGGACATGGTCAGCGATAATGATCTATGGGAAGAAGGAAATTCCGAGCCGGACCAAGAAGACTATGTTTTGGTTAGGCAGGAAGATATAGTCGAGGGTATAGCATGCTTCATGGCAGCCTACCTGTTATCCCTTAAACAGACTAAG GATTTGACTCCTAATCAACTCCAAGATG CACTGAGCAAAACATTCTCtgtgaagaagaaaaagggaaagcttcGAAAGGCTTGGGATGGGAGCAAAGTCATTTACAATGTAGCATCTTGGGGAGCAACGGCCATTGG GATTTACCAAAACCCGGCGCTTCTCAGGGCTGCCTCAGCAGCCTTCTGGACTTCTTGCCATGTCATATCAAAGCTCTTTTAG